One window from the genome of Malus domestica chromosome 01, GDT2T_hap1 encodes:
- the LOC103434271 gene encoding methionine--tRNA ligase, chloroplastic/mitochondrial: MAAAAAAARINLFLNPTNPLNYKATAHFRTHLRFQRRRTKATSFCTRASAAPRHDDASGAGGSDPFVLTTPLYYVNAPPHLGSAYTTIAADAIARFQRLLGKNVIFVTGTDEHGEKIAAAAAANAAAPAQHCDLISQSYISLWKQLDISYDKFIRTTDPKHEAIVKEFYSRVLANGDIYRADYEGLYCVNCEEYKDEKELLENNFCPTHLKPCVARKEDNYFFALSKYQKSLEETLATNQEFVQPPFRLNEVQGWVKSGLRDFSISRALVDWGIPVPNDSKQTIYVWFDALLGYISALSEDMEQPNLERAVSSGWPASLHLIGKDILRFHAVYWPAMLMSAGLDLPKMVFGHGFLTKDGMKMGKSLGNTIEPNDLVQKFGSDAVRYFFLREVEFGNDGDYSEERFINIVNAHLANSIGNLLNRTLGLLKKNCQSTLAVDSSIAVEGTTFKDTVEKLVEKARVHYGDLSLSSACEAVLEISHTGNLYMDERAPWSLFKQGGAASEAAAKDLVIILETMRIIAIALSPVTPSLSWRIYGQLGYSKDQFDAATWSDTKWGGLKSGQVMAQPKPIFARIENPTEEENGKETPKKAVKKQKLPQDKRAVEA; this comes from the exons ATGGCGGCGGCGGCAGCAGCGGCGAGAATAAACCTCTTCTTAAACCCCACAAACCCCCTCAATTACAAAGCCACCGCCCATTTCAGAACCCACCTCCGCTTCCAAAGAAGAAGAACCAAAGCTACGTCTTTCTGCACCCGCGCCTCCGCTGCTCCCCGCCACGACGATGCATCGGGCGCCGGAGGCAGTGACCCTTTTGTCCTCACCACTCCGCTCTATTACGTGAACGCCCCTCCCCATTTGGGTAGCGCTTACACCACCATCGCCGCCGACGCCATTGCTCGCTTCCAGAGGCTTTTGGGTAAGAACGTCATTTTCGTCACCGGCACTGACGAGCACGGTGAGAAGATTGCCGCTGCCGCCGCTGCTAATGCAGCCGCCCCAGCTCAACACTGTGACCTCATTTCACAATCTTACATTTCGCTCTGGAAACAG TTAGATATATCTTATGACAAGTTCATTCGGACTACCGACCCCAAGCATGAGGCAATTGTCAAGGAATTTTACTCCAGAGTTCTTGCCAATGGAGACATTTACAGGGCTGACTACGAGGGACTTTACTGTGTTAACTGTGAAGAGTATAAG GATGAGAAAGAACTGCTTGAGAACAACTTTTGCCCTACGCACCTAAAGCCATGTGTTGCACGAAAAGAGGATAATTACTTTTTTGCATTGTCCAAGTATCAAAAATCGTTGGAAGAAACATTGGCAACAAATCAAGAATTTGTACAGCCTCCATTCCGTCTTAATGAG GTTCAAGGTTGGGTTAAAAGTGGCCTAAGAGACTTTTCCATTTCTCGAGCATTAGTGGATTGGGGCATCCCCGTTCCTAATGACAGCAAGCAGACAATATATGTTTGGTTTGATGCTCTACTGGG ttaTATATCAGCACTATCAGAGGATATGGAGCAACCCAATTTGGAAAGAGCCGTCTCATCAGGGTGGCCTGCCTCACTACACTTGATTGGCAAG GATATTTTACGTTTCCATGCAGTTTACTGGCCAGCTATGCTTATGTCTGCGGGACTAGATCTTCCTAAGATGGTGTTTGGTCATGGATTCTTGACAAAG gaTGGTATGAAAATGGGGAAGTCGCTAGGGAATACGATTGAACCAAATGATTTGGTTCAGAAATTCGGGTCTGATGCAGTGAGGTACTTCTTCCTAAGAGAGGTGGAATTCGGAAATGATGGGGACTATTCAGAAGAACGTTTCATCAATATTGTCAATGCTCATCTTGCAAATTCAATTG GAAACCTGCTTAACCGTACCCTGGGACTTCTTAAGAAAAACTGCCAATCAACTTTGGCAGTTGATTCAAGTATTGCAGTTGAAGGAACTACATTCAAGGACACAGTGGAGAAATTG GTTGAAAAAGCTCGGGTTCATTATGGAGACCTCTCTCTGTCATCAGCTTGTGAGGCTGTGCTAGAGATCAGCCATACTGGAAATTTATACATGGATGAGCGTGCACCATGGTCACTCTTTAAGCAAGGGGGTGCTGCTTCTGAAGCTGCCGCGAAG GACCTTGTGATAATACTAGAAACAATGAGGATTATAGCAATTGCATTATCACCTGTCACGCCGAGCTTAAGTTGGAGAATATATGGACAGCTTGGCTACTCAAAGGATCAGTTCGATGCTGCTACCTGG AGCGACACCAAGTGGGGCGGGCTAAAGAGTGGTCAGGTCATGGCGCAGCCTAAACCGATCTTTGCAAGGATTGAAAACCCAACGGAAGAAGAAAACGGGAAGGAAACACCTAAAAAGGCGGTAAAAAAGCAGAAGCTACCCCAAGACAAACGGGCAGTAGAAGCTTAA
- the LOC103417739 gene encoding UDP-glucuronic acid decarboxylase 5, with the protein MATNGDKQSTPKPPPSPSPLRNAKFFQANMRILVTGGAGFIGSHLVDKLMENEKNEVIVADNYFTGSKDNLKKWIGHPRFELIRHDVTEPLLIEVDQIYHLACPASPIFYKHNPVKTIKTNVIGTLNMLGLAKRVGARILLTSTSEVYGDPLIHPQTESYWGNVNPIGVRSCYDEGKRVAETLMFDYHRQHGIEIRIARIFNTYGPRMNIDDGRVVSNFIAQAIRNDPLTVQAPGTQTRSFCYVSDMVDGLIRLMQGDNTGPINIGNPGEFTMLELAENVKELINPKVEIIMVENTPDDPRQRKPDISKAKELLGWEPKVKLRDGLPLMEDDFRARLGVLKS; encoded by the exons ATGGCTACAAATGGGGATAAGCAAAGTACTCCAAAGCCACCTCCAAGCCCCTCTCCTTTGAGAAATGCCAAGTTTTTCCAG GCCAATATGAGAATTTTGGTTACTGGAGGAGCCGGATTTATCGGCTCTCACCTAGTGGACAAATTGATGGAAAACGAAAAGAATGAG gtgATTGTTGCGGATAATTACTTCACTGGCTCCAAGGACAACCTGAAGAAATGGATCGGTCATCCAAGATTTGAACTCATTCGTCATG ATGTCACAGAGCCTCTGCTAATTGAGGTTGATCAAATATACCATCTTGCCTGTCCTGCTTCTCCAATCTTCTACAAGCACAATCCTGTAAAG ACAATAAAGACAAATGTGATCGGTACATTGAACATGCTGGGACTTGCCAAGCGAGTCGGAGCAAG GATTTTGCTTACATCTACTTCCGAGGTGTACGGAGATCCTCTTATCCACCCTCAGACTGAGAGCTACTGGGGAAATGTGAATCCCATCG GAGTTAGGAGTTGCTATGATGAGGGAAAGCGAGTTGCTGAAACCTTGATGTTTGATTATCACAGGCAGCATGGCATAG AGATAAGGATTGCTAGGATCTTCAACACTTATGGGCCTCGCATGAATATTGATGATGGTCGTGTTGTCAGTAATTTCATCGCCCAAGCTATCCG TAATGATCCCTTGACTGTTCAAGCGCCTGGGACTCAGACACGGAGTTTCTGCTATGTGTCTGACATG GTTGATGGCCTCATTCGACTTATGCAAGGAGACAACACCGGACCGATCAACATTGGCAATCCAG GTGAATTTACAATGCTTGAACTTGCAGAGAATGTCAAGGAG CTTATCAATCCTAAGGTAGAGATCATAATGGTTGAAAACACACCTGATGATCCTCGCCAGAGGAAGCCTGACATCTCGAAAGCAAAGGAGCTGCTGGGATGGGAACCAAAGGTTAAGTTGCGCGATGGTCTTCCCCTCATGGAGGATGATTTCCGCGCAAGACTTGGCGTCCTCAAAAGTTAG